A segment of the Deinococcus arcticus genome:
ACAGCGGCGTGCGCAACGTCAAGGGCCTGAGCGGCAAGAAGGTGGCCGTGCCCACGCGCGGCTCCACGCAGGACATCAGCCTGCGCCACCTGCTGCACGAAAACGGCCTGAAAGCCACCGATGAAGGCGGCACGGTGACCATCGTGCCCATTGACCCGGCCAACATGCCCGCCGCCTTTGCCAGCAAGCAGGTAGACGCCGCGCTGGTGCAGGAGCCCTGGGGCGCCATCATGGAAACGCAGGGTGCCCGGCTGGTGGCCAACGAAAAGGCCATCTGGGAAGGCGGGAACTACACCACCACGGTGCTCGTCGTGAACACGAAGTACGCCGCCGCCAACCCGGCTGTCGTGTCTGACCTGCTGCAGGGCCACCTGAACGCCATCCGGTTCATCAACGGCAGCAGCGCGGGGGCCCAGAAGGCCATTGCCGACCAGATTTACGCCTTTACCGGCAAGCGCCCCAACGCGGCCGAACTGTTCAAGGCCCTGGCGCGCACCCGGG
Coding sequences within it:
- a CDS encoding ABC transporter substrate-binding protein, translated to MKRVVLSILTLSLLATASAQQARELRLGVFPNVTHAAGLVGIQRGFFQKELGNVKLVVKEFANGSQINEAFAAGAIDAAYVGPGPAMNAFMRGVPIQVYAGAANAGAVLVARKDSGVRNVKGLSGKKVAVPTRGSTQDISLRHLLHENGLKATDEGGTVTIVPIDPANMPAAFASKQVDAALVQEPWGAIMETQGARLVANEKAIWEGGNYTTTVLVVNTKYAAANPAVVSDLLQGHLNAIRFINGSSAGAQKAIADQIYAFTGKRPNAAELFKALARTRVTWDINLKTLAEYAVLNKEAGFARDVPDLNRFVNLNVIRGLAK